ACATTAGTCAGGTCGGCAAGTAAATCCGCAGCTCCTGTTGCAAAAGTGGCCGCAACGAAAATACCAGTCAGCACAATAAGAATCGCAACAACCTCTTTTATTTTGCTTCCCAAATACTTTGAGACGATATTCGGCATTGTCAGCCCATCATTTCGAAGGGACATGAATCCTGAGAAGAAATCATGAACTCCACCAATGAAGATTGTGCCCAATGTAATCCATAAAAATGCTGCCGGACCAAATAATGCACCTTGTATTGCTCCAAAGATTGGCCCCAAACCGGCGATATTTAAAAAATGAACTAAAAAAGCCCTGATTCTAGACATGGGCATATAGTCAACACCGTCATGCAATCTATATGCTGGAGTTTCTTTGGTCTCATCAACACCCACAGTCCTTTCAACAATCTTTCCATAAACAAAGTACGATGCAATCAATGCTAAAAGACAAATGATAAAACTATACATTGTAACATATTTTTGTATTTCAATTATAAAAAAAATTTTCGCATTGTGGAAATGCACTTGCATTTTGACTGATCAGCACAGCTGATTCATGATGGATTGGCAATGATGCGCTTTAGCATGATGTTTCAACGGTTCTTATGGAAGGCCATGATAAGGGCCAATTTCGAATTTAAATTTTGGGCGGTAATCATGAAAGATGGTATACGAACTATTTTATATGAATTAAAACGAACAGTTCGTATTTATTTTTAATTTGCATTTTAATTTGTTTAGTTTTTCACTTATTTTATTGAACAAGATTGCTTTTTTCAATTATAGTTATATTTATAAACCTATAAATTACTAATATACTTATAACTATGGGAGATTTTAAAATGAGCGAACAGAAACCCATCCAAATCTTTTCAAATTCCAATGAGAATGTTGGAGTCAATGTTGTCAAAAGCCCAGTAAAACTTACAATTCTAGAAATGCTCAGAGATAGAGATATGGAATTCGATGAAATAGTCAGCAATACAGGTAAATCAAAATCCACAGTTTCAGTTCATCTTAAAAGTTTAAGGGAAAGTGGAATCATATCTTATAAGGTTCATCCTGTCGATAATAGAAAGAAAATATTTTATTTAAACTCAAAATATATAGGGTCTGTTGACGTTTCCGAGCCAAAGGAAATTGAGGAAACCAAAGCTGATTACCTTGTAAAAAACATCGTGGATGAGGACGCCGAATTTTCCACTTTACTGTTCCATACTCTAAAGGCCATGCTGATTCAGGAAGGAATAAATATAGATCCGATTTTGCAGTCCACAGGAAATAGCATTGGCAGGTCCATCTTTGACAAAGTGTATGATGACGATTTGGATGTGTTCATGGAAAACATCGCCGGTTTTTGGCAAGAGAACGGTTTAGGCAGAATCACTTTTGATGTAGGCCAAATCATTAAGATTACCACATACGATTGCTTTGAATGCGGATTGCTTCCAAGAACTGGAAAACCTGCCTGTTATTTGGACACAGGAATCCTAGAAGGATTGTTCACGGAATTTTTCAACCTCCCAGTTAGCGTCATTGAAACCCAATGCTATACGATGGGTGATGAAAAATGCGTATTCGAGATTGAACCCCTTGGGATTACAGGTTACTAATCATCTTCAAATTTAATTATTGTTGTTGTTAGATAAGGCTTTTCGTTGGAAAATCCTTCTATTATCTTTTCATTTTCACGTGTGCAGTTCTGCACGGAATAAATTTCCTTTTGCCTTTCATCCTGCTCTATTGTTTTTTCCAGCTCAGAAGTGTTTCTGGAAGCTTTCATAAGCACAATGGAGTCACTGTATTCAAGCACCTGTTCCAGCCTGTCATCTATTTTAGGAACAATGGACAATATCTGGTTCTGTTCCACCAATGCCTTGTTTCTGGCCGCAGCACAGGCTGTAAAAGAGGTGATTCCCGGCACTGTTTCAATTTCATATTCTCCAATCAGCTTCTTCTGGACATATGCGTAAGTGCTGAACACTGATGGGTCTCCGAGTGTAATGAAAGCGACATCCCTTCCGCTGTTTAGGTATTGGGCTATCATTTCGGATGCGCTTGTCCAGATTTTTTCAAGTTCCTCTTTATCTTCAATCATTGGAAAAATAGGTGTAACAAGCATTAATCTTTTATAATCGTCTCTTTCTTCAAGTATTGGCTTCACGATTGATAATGCAATACTTTCCTTTTCTTTGGATGATTTTGGTGTAAATATAACCGGCACTGATTTTAAAATTCTAGCAGCTTTCAATGTAAGCAATTCTGTATCTCCAGGTCCAACACCAATTCCGTATAGTTTTCCTTTTTCTGCCATATAATCACTTTTAATTACAACATTTTTATTTATATATTACTTTTCAAATGCTCTTCCTATAATTTATTTATATTATCCTAACTAATATATCTTTAATGTCAAATTCTATTTTTTGCCCAAATTGCGGAATGTTGAAAAGTAACTGTACATGTGGAAAGTACGCCAAAAAGGAATCTGAAGGTCCAACCAATCTATTCAGCTTTTCCAAACCTAGGACCTCATCCATATTGGACGATGAAATTCCCGAAGTCTATTCAATTGACAATCATAAGCTGGATGAGGGAACTGCCGCATATCTAAAGGAAATTTATCCCGCAATAGATGAGGAGATAATTGAAAACTTTCCATTTACAGAGCCTAGATCAGGTCAACTGGATATCATTCAGGATATAAATGACGCTATAAGAAAAGGATACAAGTACATCATCTTGGAGGCGGGCACCGGCACGGGCAAATCTGCAATAGCCACAACACTTGCAAAAATGTATGAATCAGCCTATATCCTGACCATGACCAAGCAGCTGCAGTCCCAATACTCAGGGGAGTTTGACTTTCCTTTGGTTAAGGGCAGGGGTAACTTTTCATGCTTGAATCAAAACTTGGAAACAACCTGCGACATGGGGGCATGCAAGACAGCACCAACATCCAAAAACTTTTTCTGTCAATATGGGGTTGCCAAAAATCCGTCTCTCGATGCTGAATTGGCATTTGAGGATTCATTCGGTGGCGCTGTTTTTTACCAGTCAGCCAACCATTGCCACTATTGGAACCAGAAGGCCAATGCAATCAATTCCCCAATAACTTTGATGAACTATGACTATGCGATTGTCGAGCTTAATTACGTCAAGCATTTCGCTCCACGTTCCCTTTTGATATTGGACGAAGCCCACAATATAGAGAACAAATTGATGGCCACGATGGAAGTTACATTATATAATCGCACCCTTGAAAAGGACATTAGCAAGAGAATATCAGAGGAAACATTAAAAGATGGCGAGCTTTCAGATTGGAAGATGGAGGTCAGTGCGATTCGTGAAAGCTATGAGGATATAGACTTGAAGGATGTTGCAAAAAACAAGGCCGACAGAATCAGGTCCACAATATCCAGATTAAAGACTCTCAGCAATAACCTGGAAAAGGAGCCTAAAAATTGGGTCATTGACGCCGATGAGACAGGTGTCGTTTTTAAGCCGTTGAGGGTGCACCACTATGCCAAGGATAATCTGTTGAAGTATGGGGATGTCGTTATCTTCATGAGCGCTACAATACTTTCCCATAAGATGTTTTCCAAATGGCTGGGCCTCAATCCGAATGAGGTCTATCACATTAAGGTGGACAGTCCGTTCTCAAAGGAAAAAAGACCTATCATCCTGAATTTGGCAGGAAAGATGTCAGCAAATCGCATAAAGAATACTGCCCCAAAAACAATACCAATTCTGCAGGAAATTCTAAAAAGACATGAGGGAGATAAGGGTTTGATTCACACTCACAGCTATAAGTGCCAGCAGTATATTCTCAATAATCTCTATAACACCAGGCTGATTTCACATTCATCAAAAAACAGGGAGCAAATCCTGGATTTCTTTGAAAAAGATGAAAATCCTTTAGTTTTAGTTTCACCTTCAATGAGTGAAGGCGTTGATTTGCCTTATGACAAGTGCAGGTTCCAGATCATCTATAAGATACCTTTCCCTTACCTTGGAGACAAGCAGGTGAACATGAGAATGAAAAGGGACAAGAAATGGTATGCATACAAGACAGTAATGACTCTCATGCAGGCTTATGGCCGTGGAATGAGGGCAGAGGACGATTCATGTTACACATACATCATCGACAGTGACATCAACATGCTGTTCAAAAGTCCGATGTACAGGTCATTGATTCCCGACTTCTTCAAGGAAGCGGTTGTTAGGGTTAAGAAATAAACGGACCTGGAGGGATTTGAACCCCCGATCTCAGGATCCGAAGTCCTGCGTCATATCCTGACTAGACTACAGGCCCAAAAATAAATCTATTTTTCTTTTTCGTCGTTTATAGAAATAATTGGAATGTCATCGATATCTTCAACTTCAGCAAAGATGTCGTCGATTGATTCGCCTTCAAGAACTGCCTGGTTATATTCGAGCTCTTCAATTTCCTCAGAAGTCAAACCCTTTTTCTCTTCGGGTTTTTCACGAGCCGGCGGGATTTTATCAATCTCTTCTTGAGTTGGTGGTGCTGGTTTCGGTTTTGATGGTTTGAGTTTATTTTTCAAGTCTTTAAAACTGAATTCTCCAATTTTGTAAGATTCCTTGTCGAGAGGAATTTTACTTTTTGGAATGACTTTTTCGGTTGGTTCATCTTTTTCGGGTTTTGCATTCTTTTTGTCTTCATCTTCAATTGAATCAATGCTTTTGAACCAACCATCCATTGGATTTCTAAATCCTATTATCTTATATAATCCATATGCTAGGAATAACACGCCTAATATTAAAAGGCCAACTGTTATCACGTTTGTTTCGCCTGAAACAACATTGTCTATGATTCTTTCACTTCTTGTTGAGAATACATATGCTGAAAGTCCAAGGAATACCGCTCCTAAAACTGCGCTGACAATAGCTAAAAGGGGAGTCTTTCCAACCTTGGCATTCACCAGATTGTCGAAGCTTTCCGAAAGTTCCCCTGAAAACTCATCGAAAGCGTCTCCTCCCTCATCGTTTCCCTTATCCTCTTCCAGTTCATTTTCTGAAGGAGCTTTGATTATAAAATCTTCATCGATAGGAGTTTCCTCTAAATTAATTGCATCCCCTCCATCCTCATCGGGATGGTAGATGAATTCATCATCGATTTCTAAATCTTCGCTTTTATCCTCGTTGAGATATTCGATTAGCTCTAAATCCTCTTCAATATCGTCAGGAGAACCTTTGTCGTCACCCTCTGTGACATTGCTAATCATGTCCTTGAGATTTGAAATCCTATGATCTTTTTCTTCAGAATCTTTCATAAGAAATCCTCTTTAGTCGTATGCTCTCCAGGTGTGTTTGCATTTAGAACAAGTAAAAATTCGGGTTGGCGCCTCATCGGCACTTCGGGTTTGTATCAATTTGTATGTCGCTTTATCGTGTCCGCATTCCGGACAGGTCTCAGTTACACTAGGACCCACTTCAATGTCTTCTCCAAGCATCTTAACTGTTTCTTCAGCTACTCTTTTAGCAGAAACTTCATATTCATCGTTGTCTGCCAAATTTTTAGAATATCCGCAGCTACATTCCAGCTTCCCATCTTTTGGAAGCAGCATAGCTCCGCATTCGGGACAAAATTCCATTTAACTCTCCTCTATTAATTTTTTTGTTTTAACTCTATATACTCATTAAATTTTTTTTTTAACTTATTTAAATATATGCCCTTTTTAGCCCCTTTTTGCTGTTTTTAGGCAATCTTTAATTATTTCTTCATGGTCAAAAGCCAAATCGATTTCATCCAATTTTTCGGGTGAAAAAATTGCAATGTCTGCCGCATCGCTATCGGCTTTTTTAACACTCATATCCCCTTTTGCAGTATATGCCACTGTAACTGTGTGTCCTCTTGGGTCCCTATCCGGTGCGGAATAGACGTTCACTAAATCCATAAGCTCAACATCAATGCTTGTCTCCTCTTTGGCTTCTCGTATGGCTGATGTTTCCACGCTTTCACCATATTCCACAAATCCGCCAGGCAAAGCCCAATGACCTTTGTAGGGATCATTCTTTCTTTTTATTAAAATAAAATTAAAATTTTCATCAAAAATAAAGATATCAGTGGTTAATGAAGGAACTTTGTAATTTGACATCAAATCACATAAAAAAAAATAAATGGGAAGCTATAAAGCTTCATCGATAAGTTTTTTGAATTCGGAACTTTCTTTTTCGAGTTCTTCGGCTGCTTTTTTCAATACGACTCTAGGCCTTTTTCCTCTTTTTGTCTTTATTGTCATTTCAGGTTTTCCGGTAAGAGGATGGTCTATATTGTAAACAGCATATTCAACGTCAGGGTCCTGCATTAGGATATGCCTTAATGCATTGCAGACTCCGTGACTTTCATCCTTTACAATAAATGTTAACTCTAAAGTTTTGTCTTCTATAATTTCAATATTTTCCATTTTATCAACCTTAATTAATCATTGACGTAATTTTTAGACACTTTACGCCTTTCCTTTTTGTTACATGTATTACATTGAAGCTCATTTCCCTTTGAGGTGGTGTGCATGTAGTCCCTGCAGCGTGTGCACATTGCTTTGAGCACTCCGCATTCGTCATCAACAGTGCCTAAATCAACATTATCTCCGGTAATCTTAACCACTTTTGCTTGAATTATGTCTCCTATTCTAAAAGCGTCTCCTAATTTTTCAAGATAATCTTTTTTAGCCTGGGATATGTGAATGGCTCCCATATACGGCAAGGCTAATGGTCTTGGATTGTCTTTGATACAGTCAATTTTTACATTTGCCCTTTGAGGCTTGATATCAGTGATTTGACCGTATACCATATCTCCAACTTTCAGAAGTGCAGGTTTTGTAGCACCTTCAACAGAAATAACCTTCATTTTTTGATTAATTTTAACATTGCCTATTACTGATGATTTTATATCACCATTATCATCATAAGTACCGTCTCCTGGAAGATACTGTTCGATAATTCCTAGCTTATCTCCAGGCAATACTACTTGTTTGTCTTTCATACTCATATTAAAAATCACCAAAATAAAGATTTTATAAAATTTTCTTAATATTATAATTTTATATTATATTAATATTTAAAGCTATTTGTAACGTTCATGGAATAGTATTTCATCCAGCTGATAGTTTTCCCATTCTCTTTTGTTCAGCACAATCTCCAATTCCTGAGGTGTTAATAATGGTTTTTTATACATTTGAGAATCATCAATGGCTATTCTAGGGCATGCACTGACTACAAAGGCCTCTAGTTCAAGATAAGGTAGCAGTATATCTGGATTTATATGGTCTGCCAGTATGATGTAGGCTTCCATTCCATTGTCCTCTAAAGTCTTTTTGATTTCCTTTGCAAGGCTCATCCTGTATTGGCCTTCCTTTGAGGACACGATGATTCCCCATTTCGTTGCGGTCCTTGCCTTTGTTATCCTTGCAAACCTTATCCTTAAAATCCTGTCGGCGTATTCATCCATTTTCCTGATTTCGTTGTTGTATGGATCCAGTGCAAGAACGGGGGTGTTTGAAAAGAGATTTATTCCCAAAGGATGGAAATTTCCGCTGCCTACAAAGAGGAACGCTTCAACATCCAGGTCCTTGATTGATGAGAAGTTGCATCCCAGTACCTGCCCTTTCCTGGTTGATGGGGAGGAGCCTAAAATCACTTCCTTTCCATTGTCTTCAAGATAGTCCTTGATTTCAGCCAAAAGATGAAGGTGCTGTGTAGTGGTAACCAATCCTATTCTTGAATAGCCTTTAAGTTCATCAAGAGATTTTTCAAGGCTTTTTTTAATGTCAATGTTTGAGAATGCTTCAATGAATAGTGTAGGAACTTCGTATTTCAGCGGAAGAGGTGTGTGTCCGTAGTGGACAATCAAGTCGACTGAGCCTTTCATCTTATAGTCGCTCACGTCGCAGGCTCCAAAACAAGGGTCTCCGGATATGATAACTGTCGCTTCAGTTTCCACCTCGATTTGCTTTGCAATCTTGACGGCTTGCATTTTAAGGCCTTCTGGAAATTGAAGACCAACAGTTTCGGCATCCCTGGAATTGATCTTGCGGATTACTTTGTCCACATCCATGTTGTACATTGACATTTTAATCTTCAATTGTCTTTTCAATCACGACTTTTCCATCAATGACATCCAGCTTTACAATTGACAATACGTCAACACCGGTTTCCTTTTTGACAATTTCCTTTCCTTCGCCTTTTTCGATGACTGCCACGGTGGATTTTATTTCAAGGCCCAAATCCTGCAGGGTTCTGATTAGGGCTATCAATGTTCCTCCGGTACTTACGACATCATCGATGAGCAGTATCTTTTCGCCTTTGTGAAGGTCGTTGATGTAAAGGTTTGATGAGCCGTATCCTGTTTTTTGATAGACTTCAGTTTCGCCTTCAAGGCCGTATTGCCTTTTGCGGATTACGACAAAGGGCTTGTCTGTTGCGAGGGACAGTGCAGTAGCCAGATGTATTCCCATTGCTTCAACAGCCACAATTTTATCAACATCCAAATTTGCATGTTTATGCACGGCTAGGGATAGTTCACGCAACATTTTAGGGTCCATTGCAGGAACGCCATCGCTGATTGGATTTACAAAGTAATTATAGTCGCCTTTTTTAACGATTGGTGACTCTTCCAAAGATTTCTTAACTTCCTCTAACATAGTCTCACACAAAAATTTTAAAACTTAGATAAATATAAATATATTTTAATATAATTATATAATTTTGCTAATACAATTTTATTTGAGTGATAAGAATGGCAATGCTCGGAAACTTAGGAGAAAATCTTACTAATACAATGAAGAAATTAGTGGGAATGTCTGTTATTGATAAAAAGACAATCAAGGAAGTTGTAAAAGACATACAACGTGCATTAATTCAATCAGACGTTAATATTAAATTGGTTTTAGATTTATCAAAAAAAATTGAGGAAAGGGCTCTTGAAGAGGAACCTCCGAAAGGTATCACTCCAAGAGAACATGTCATAACGATTATTTATGAAGAGATGGTAAACCTTTTGGGCAGCGAGGCCGCCGGACTGGACATTAACGAGAGGCCTTACAAGATTCTGTTTTTAGGTCTTCAGGGTAGCGGTAAGACCACAACCATCGGTAAGCTATGTAGGTATCTTCAGAAAAAGGGTTTCAATCCTGCTGTTGTCTGTACAGACACATGGAGACCTGCAGCATACGAACAGCTAAGGCAATTGACAGAAGAGATGGATGTTCCGCTTTATGGTGATCCGGACAACAAGGACGCACTTGATTTGGCTGAAAAAGGTTTGAAAGAGTTCAAAAACAGAAAAGTCATCATTTTCGATACTGCAGGTAGGCACAAGCAGGAAGAGGACCTGATTGCCGAGATGGATGAGCTCGACAACATCATCAACCCTACAGAAGCAATCCTTGTAATCGACGGTACCATCGGTCAGCAGGCCGGCGAACAGGCAAGGGCTTTCTCACAGGCCACCGACATCGGTTCCATAATAATCACAAAACTGGACGGTTCCGCTAAAGGTGGGGGAGCTATGTCTGCTGTTGCAGAAACAGGCGCTCCAATCAAGTTCATCGGTACCGGTGAGAGAATCGATGACTTTGAGCTGTTCGACCCTGAAAGATTCATTTCCAGATTGCTTGGAATGGGAGACATCAAATCCCTTATAGAAAAGGCTGAAGAGAACATCGACGAGGATGTTGCAGAGAAGACCATGAACAACATGCTGAGCGGAAAGTTCACATTGATGGACATGAAAAACCAGTTTGACATGATGAACAAGATGGGTCCGATGCAGCAGGTCCTCAACATGATTCCGGGCATGGGAAACAAGATTTCAAAGGAAGCCTCCAAGATGACCGAGGACAAGATTGACACCTATAAGGTCATGATGTCTTCAATGACCGAAGAGGAGATGATGAATCCGAAACTCATCAAGCAGTCACGCATCCGCAGAATTGCCCGTGGTTCCGGCGTTGAGGAAAGTGAAGTCAAAGAGCTTTTGAAATATTACAACAACACCAAAAAGACCATGAAAGGTTTCGGCAAGCGTGGCGGACGTTTGGGCGGCGGAGCGATGAACCGCATGATGGGTCAATTCATGAACAGATAGCATGTACGGTTTAGCTAGAGAGATTTTGGATGAGACTGACGGAAAAATCTGCAGGCATTGCCTTGGCCGCAAGCTATCCAAAACGATAGAAGGGTCCAACAACATCGAAAGGGCCGAGAAAGTGTCCGAAGAGCTGGGCATTGATTTGAACGATG
This sequence is a window from Methanobrevibacter sp.. Protein-coding genes within it:
- a CDS encoding exosome complex RNA-binding protein Csl4; translated protein: MSMKDKQVVLPGDKLGIIEQYLPGDGTYDDNGDIKSSVIGNVKINQKMKVISVEGATKPALLKVGDMVYGQITDIKPQRANVKIDCIKDNPRPLALPYMGAIHISQAKKDYLEKLGDAFRIGDIIQAKVVKITGDNVDLGTVDDECGVLKAMCTRCRDYMHTTSKGNELQCNTCNKKERRKVSKNYVND
- the dph2 gene encoding diphthamide biosynthesis enzyme Dph2, whose protein sequence is MSMYNMDVDKVIRKINSRDAETVGLQFPEGLKMQAVKIAKQIEVETEATVIISGDPCFGACDVSDYKMKGSVDLIVHYGHTPLPLKYEVPTLFIEAFSNIDIKKSLEKSLDELKGYSRIGLVTTTQHLHLLAEIKDYLEDNGKEVILGSSPSTRKGQVLGCNFSSIKDLDVEAFLFVGSGNFHPLGINLFSNTPVLALDPYNNEIRKMDEYADRILRIRFARITKARTATKWGIIVSSKEGQYRMSLAKEIKKTLEDNGMEAYIILADHINPDILLPYLELEAFVVSACPRIAIDDSQMYKKPLLTPQELEIVLNKREWENYQLDEILFHERYK
- a CDS encoding signal recognition particle protein Srp54; this translates as MAMLGNLGENLTNTMKKLVGMSVIDKKTIKEVVKDIQRALIQSDVNIKLVLDLSKKIEERALEEEPPKGITPREHVITIIYEEMVNLLGSEAAGLDINERPYKILFLGLQGSGKTTTIGKLCRYLQKKGFNPAVVCTDTWRPAAYEQLRQLTEEMDVPLYGDPDNKDALDLAEKGLKEFKNRKVIIFDTAGRHKQEEDLIAEMDELDNIINPTEAILVIDGTIGQQAGEQARAFSQATDIGSIIITKLDGSAKGGGAMSAVAETGAPIKFIGTGERIDDFELFDPERFISRLLGMGDIKSLIEKAEENIDEDVAEKTMNNMLSGKFTLMDMKNQFDMMNKMGPMQQVLNMIPGMGNKISKEASKMTEDKIDTYKVMMSSMTEEEMMNPKLIKQSRIRRIARGSGVEESEVKELLKYYNNTKKTMKGFGKRGGRLGGGAMNRMMGQFMNR
- a CDS encoding topoisomerase IV translates to MKDSEEKDHRISNLKDMISNVTEGDDKGSPDDIEEDLELIEYLNEDKSEDLEIDDEFIYHPDEDGGDAINLEETPIDEDFIIKAPSENELEEDKGNDEGGDAFDEFSGELSESFDNLVNAKVGKTPLLAIVSAVLGAVFLGLSAYVFSTRSERIIDNVVSGETNVITVGLLILGVLFLAYGLYKIIGFRNPMDGWFKSIDSIEDEDKKNAKPEKDEPTEKVIPKSKIPLDKESYKIGEFSFKDLKNKLKPSKPKPAPPTQEEIDKIPPAREKPEEKKGLTSEEIEELEYNQAVLEGESIDDIFAEVEDIDDIPIISINDEKEK
- a CDS encoding V4R domain-containing protein, with product MSEQKPIQIFSNSNENVGVNVVKSPVKLTILEMLRDRDMEFDEIVSNTGKSKSTVSVHLKSLRESGIISYKVHPVDNRKKIFYLNSKYIGSVDVSEPKEIEETKADYLVKNIVDEDAEFSTLLFHTLKAMLIQEGINIDPILQSTGNSIGRSIFDKVYDDDLDVFMENIAGFWQENGLGRITFDVGQIIKITTYDCFECGLLPRTGKPACYLDTGILEGLFTEFFNLPVSVIETQCYTMGDEKCVFEIEPLGITGY
- a CDS encoding helicase C-terminal domain-containing protein, with product MSNSIFCPNCGMLKSNCTCGKYAKKESEGPTNLFSFSKPRTSSILDDEIPEVYSIDNHKLDEGTAAYLKEIYPAIDEEIIENFPFTEPRSGQLDIIQDINDAIRKGYKYIILEAGTGTGKSAIATTLAKMYESAYILTMTKQLQSQYSGEFDFPLVKGRGNFSCLNQNLETTCDMGACKTAPTSKNFFCQYGVAKNPSLDAELAFEDSFGGAVFYQSANHCHYWNQKANAINSPITLMNYDYAIVELNYVKHFAPRSLLILDEAHNIENKLMATMEVTLYNRTLEKDISKRISEETLKDGELSDWKMEVSAIRESYEDIDLKDVAKNKADRIRSTISRLKTLSNNLEKEPKNWVIDADETGVVFKPLRVHHYAKDNLLKYGDVVIFMSATILSHKMFSKWLGLNPNEVYHIKVDSPFSKEKRPIILNLAGKMSANRIKNTAPKTIPILQEILKRHEGDKGLIHTHSYKCQQYILNNLYNTRLISHSSKNREQILDFFEKDENPLVLVSPSMSEGVDLPYDKCRFQIIYKIPFPYLGDKQVNMRMKRDKKWYAYKTVMTLMQAYGRGMRAEDDSCYTYIIDSDINMLFKSPMYRSLIPDFFKEAVVRVKK
- a CDS encoding transcription factor S, translated to MEFCPECGAMLLPKDGKLECSCGYSKNLADNDEYEVSAKRVAEETVKMLGEDIEVGPSVTETCPECGHDKATYKLIQTRSADEAPTRIFTCSKCKHTWRAYD
- a CDS encoding NUDIX hydrolase, yielding MSNYKVPSLTTDIFIFDENFNFILIKRKNDPYKGHWALPGGFVEYGESVETSAIREAKEETSIDVELMDLVNVYSAPDRDPRGHTVTVAYTAKGDMSVKKADSDAADIAIFSPEKLDEIDLAFDHEEIIKDCLKTAKRG
- the hpt gene encoding hypoxanthine/guanine phosphoribosyltransferase — its product is MLEEVKKSLEESPIVKKGDYNYFVNPISDGVPAMDPKMLRELSLAVHKHANLDVDKIVAVEAMGIHLATALSLATDKPFVVIRKRQYGLEGETEVYQKTGYGSSNLYINDLHKGEKILLIDDVVSTGGTLIALIRTLQDLGLEIKSTVAVIEKGEGKEIVKKETGVDVLSIVKLDVIDGKVVIEKTIED
- the cobI gene encoding precorrin-2 C(20)-methyltransferase, giving the protein MAEKGKLYGIGVGPGDTELLTLKAARILKSVPVIFTPKSSKEKESIALSIVKPILEERDDYKRLMLVTPIFPMIEDKEELEKIWTSASEMIAQYLNSGRDVAFITLGDPSVFSTYAYVQKKLIGEYEIETVPGITSFTACAAARNKALVEQNQILSIVPKIDDRLEQVLEYSDSIVLMKASRNTSELEKTIEQDERQKEIYSVQNCTRENEKIIEGFSNEKPYLTTTIIKFEDD
- a CDS encoding DNA-directed RNA polymerase subunit L, giving the protein MENIEIIEDKTLELTFIVKDESHGVCNALRHILMQDPDVEYAVYNIDHPLTGKPEMTIKTKRGKRPRVVLKKAAEELEKESSEFKKLIDEAL